Proteins encoded within one genomic window of Arachis ipaensis cultivar K30076 chromosome B08, Araip1.1, whole genome shotgun sequence:
- the LOC107613290 gene encoding alpha-1,3/1,6-mannosyltransferase ALG2, producing MAKGKATSKLNIAIIHPDLGIGGAERLIVDAAVELASHGHKVHIFTAHHDKNRCFEETKHGIGNFLPSPGTFPVTVYGSFLPRHVFYRLHALCAFLRCLFVAFCMLFMWPSFDVIIADQVSVVIPILKLKRSAKIVFYCHFPDLLLAQHTTFLRKLYRTPIDYVEEVTTGMADLILVNSNFTASTFANTFIHLNAKGIRPAVLYPAVNVDQFKEPSSFKLNFLSINRFERKKNIELAILAFAMLHSPEASLTVAGGFDIRLKENVEYLEQLKALAEREGVSNRIRFITSCSTTERNALLSECLCVIYTPKDEHFGIVPVEAMAAYKPVIACNSGGPLESVKNGVTGFLCDPTPEEFSSAMAKFIKDPKEAERMGREARKHVVDSFSTHTFGQSLNRYIVDIHRGKED from the exons ATGGCAAAGGGTAAAGCAACTTCAAAGCTCAACATCGCTATTATTCACCCTGATCTCGGCATAG GTGGAGCTGAAAGATTGATTGTGGATGCAGCTGTTGAGCTTGCATCCCATGGCCATAAAGTTCATATTTTTACTGCACACCATGATAAAAATCGATGCTTTGAGGAAACCAAACATGGGATTGGGAACTTCTTACCTAGTCCTG GTACCTTTCCAGTTACTGTGTATGGTTCCTTTCTTCCCCGGCATGTATTCTACCGTCTTCATGCATTGTGTGCTTTCCTCCGGTGCCTATTTGTTGCTTTCTGTATGCTTTTTATGTGGCCTTCGTTTGATGTTATAATTGCTGATCAGGTCTCCGTAGTCATTCCCATCTTGAAACTTAAAAGATCAGCAAAG ATTGTATTCTATTGTCATTTTCCCGACTTGTTGCTGGCTCAACATACCACTTTCCTCCGGAAGTTGTATCGGACACCAATAGACTATGTAGAAGAAGTAACAACTG GAATGGCTGATTTGATACTTGTTAACAGCAACTTCACTGCTTCTACTTTTGCGAATACTTTTATACATCTCAATGCCAAAGGGATTCGACCAGCTGTTCTGTACCCAGCAGTTAATGTGGATCAGTTCAAAGAACCAAGTTCCTTTAA GCTGAACTTTCTTTCCATTAACCGCTTTGAAAGGAAAAAGAACATAGAATTAGCAATTTTAGCTTTTGCTATGCTTCATTCGCCTGAAGCTTCTTTGACTGTTGCAG GTGGCTTTGACATACGGTTGAAGGAGAATGTGGAATACTTAGAACAGCTTAAGGCTTTAGCTGAAAGAGAAGGTGTCTCTAATAGAATAAGATTCATCACCTCTTGCTCTACCACTGAAAGGAATGCCCTGCTCTCGGAATGCCTGTGTGTCATTTACACTCCAAAG GATGAGCATTTTGGCATTGTTCCGGTGGAGGCGATGGCAGCATACAAACCTGTTATTGCATGCAATAGTGGTGGACCATTGGAGAGTGTGAAGAATGGTGTAACAGGATTCCTTTGTGATCCTACACCAGAAGAGTTTTCTTCTGCAATGGCTAAATTCATAAAAGATCCCAAAGAGGCTGAAAGAATGGGTAGAGAAGCTAGAAAGCATGTGGTTGATTCATTCTCCACACACACATTCGGCCAAAGTTTAAATAGGTATATAGTTGACATTCACAGAGGAAAAGAGGACTGA